A single window of Pyrus communis chromosome 10, drPyrComm1.1, whole genome shotgun sequence DNA harbors:
- the LOC137748874 gene encoding fatty acid elongase 3-like, translating into MLGQPAIQALTFWLSEHPSIVGFRWSHTHSWGSTWSFLFTAIAVYITLSILLHLFLLAVNRSGRPVPLGPIPAIHSLAMALISFTIFAGITLSSAAEIHETRWFWRRSKTPFQWLLCFPLGTRPSGRVFFWSYVYYLSRFPHMLRTFFTILRRRKLVPFQLFNHSILTVISFLWLEFSQSIQVLAILCTTLVYSVVYGYRFWTAVGLPGACFPVVVNCQIALLGCNVACHVGVLMLHFMKGGCNGIGAWVFNSVLNGVILLAFLNFYIRIHLGFFNKKGKGRGVSSGAGGGDTAAKSVGVKDKEL; encoded by the coding sequence ATGTTGGGTCAACCCGCCATCCAGGCCCTCACATTCTGGCTCTCGGAGCACCCCTCCATCGTCGGGTTCCGCTGGTCCCACACCCACTCCTGGGGCTCCACGTGGTCCTTCCTCTTCACCGCCATCGCCGTCTACATAACCCTCTCCATCCTCCTCCACCTCTTCCTCCTCGCCGTTAACCGGTCGGGTCGACCAGTCCCGCTCGGACCTATACCCGCAATCCACAGCCTCGCGATGGCCCTAATATCGTTCACAATCTTCGCCGGCATCACCCTCTCCTCCGCCGCCGAAATTCACGAGACACGGTGGTTCTGGCGGCGGTCCAAAACCCCATTCCAGTGGCTCCTCTGCTTCCCGCTCGGGACCCGGCCGTCGGGTCGGGTATTTTTCTGGTCCTACGTGTACTACCTGTCCAGATTCCCCCACATGCTCCGCACATTCTTCACCATCCTCCGCCGCCGGAAGCTCGTCCCTTTCCAGCTCTTCAACCACTCGATCCTCACCGTCATCTCGTTCCTCTGGCTTGAGTTCTCGCAGTCGATTCAGGTCCTCGCCATCCTCTGCACAACGCTCGTCTACTCCGTCGTTTATGGGTACCGGTTCTGGACCGCCGTGGGGCTGCCGGGCGCGTGTTTTCCGGTGGTGGTGAACTGCCAGATTGCGCTGCTGGGTTGCAACGTGGCGTGCCACGTCGGCGTCCTGATGCTGCATTTCATGAAAGGCGGGTGCAACGGGATTGGCGCGTGGGTGTTCAATTCGGTCCTCAACGGTGTGATTCTGTTggcatttttgaatttttacatCAGAATTCATCTGGGGTTTTTCAATAAGAAGGGGAAGGGAAGAGGTGTCAGCAGCGGAGCTGGCGGTGGCGATACGGCGGCCAAGTCCGTTGGAGTTAAGGACAAGGAGCTTTGA